AACAAAAAGATTGTTTTGTTTGGCAAACTCTCGCAATTCCGCTAGCTGGGCCTCAATGGACAAAACCTGTCTTTCTTCGTCCTCGCTTGATTTTCGGCAGTAGATAAAATATTTAGTCATAATTTTTAGAAGTTTTTAATTTTGAAAAAGGCAACGCTTTACACCGACAATTTGTAAAATTTTGTTTTGCGTTCCGCCAAAGGCGGAAGAAAACCATCGGCTCATTGCGGCAAAGCCGCAATACAAATTTTTAGATTTGTGAACCGCCGCCTTGCGGCGGGAAAATTGGCGATTGATTTCAAAAACCCTTGGCATTTCCTTGCGGAAATGCCCGCCGAAGCGAGGCGCGAAGCGCCGAGCGAGGCAACTAATCAACTTTGGTGGTGTTTGTTGGAAAAAGTCAGAACTCATTTTGAACAAAATCCCGAATGATCGGCTCGCTTCGCTCGCCGGACGCTCGGGCGGGGCGGGAAGGAAAGGGGGTTGGGGGGAAAGGAATTCCCGCCCCGCCCTCGCTTTTTCGCCGCCGCAATTTTTCGTATTTCGCTTTGCGAAATGCGCCGCCAGAAAAGGAATTGTGTTTGCCCCACCCGCCCGTGCGCACACAATAATTTTTCTCCCCTGATTTTGCTTGCTAAGCATCATTTTATTTGGTAGTATAAATATACAGATAATAACCTAATATACTATAATACTACCAAAACTTTATTTATATGACAAGTGGAAAAACAATAAGTGAAAATATCAAGAAATTGCGGGCTAAACTTGGATTAACTCAAGACGATTTGGCCAAGAAGGCGGATATTAAATACACCACGCTTATGAAGGTAGAGAGCGGAACAGTTAATAAGCCGAGCGTTCAAACTATGGCGAAAATCGCCAAAGCGTTGGGTGTTTCGATAGAAGATTTACTATGAAAGAAGATTTACAAAAAATCATCGAGCAATTTACAGATTATTTATTGCCTATTTTGACACCATATGAGGCAGGACTTTATATTTTTCTTTTGCGTAATTCGTTTATTAAAAACGGCTCAAGAGAAATAAGAATTGGAAAACGAACTATTGCTGACAATCTAGGTGCTTCTAGGGGAGAAAAAACGAATTACGCCCATGTTACAAAATTAGTAAATGGTCTAGAAGAAAAATCATGTATTAAAATTGGCGACACGACGCGAGAAGGGACATTATATTCAGTTTTTCTTCCAGAGGAAATCCCATCTGTAAAAGAGAAATTGTCTATTGTCGCTGATGCTACCGAAGAAGATTATTTTACTGACCCAGAAAAACGAAAAGAAATTTTCAAGAGAGATAAATATATTTGTCATTATTGCGGAGAAAAAGTAACGCCAGAAAATGCAACTCTCGATCATCTCACACCTCAATGCAAGGGAGAAGGACATACAAAAGAAAATCTAAAAACAAGCTGTTTAGTTTGTAATAGTATTAAATCCGGTAAAACCTACGAAGAAGCCGCGCCCTATTTACTAAAAAGTATTCAGGAAAGAAAAGTCAGGAACAATAATCATTAAAATTATGGCAAAGACAAAACAGCCACAACTTATAGAAGCAAACCTATCTTATCAACAAATGGAAGCGGCTATCCCTAAAATCGAAAGGAGAATAGCCGATCTTGAAGGTTTTGATGTTGATTCCGTAAACGACAGAAGCGATGCAAGAATTGATGCGCTTGAAAAATCTTTGGACGCGTTACTTGTTTCAATTTTTGGCGCTGGAACTGTTGAATATGAACGCTATCATTGGCAAGTTACACGATTAGACACAGCATCAATAAATATGATGCATCAAACTCCAATTCACGAGGTTCGGGAGGGTCTTCACCGTGGCATTTCCACAGCTAAGGCACATTTAGAAACAATTAAGAAAGGATTTCTTGAAGAATTGGGAGACGCTGGATTGACTTCTGCGGGAAAAACACTAAAAGCATACGAAGGTCTTGAATTACACCCAGAAATTGAGCGCGCTGTTGGCAATTTATACAGAGACGGCCATTATGCAAACGCCGTTGAGGACGCAACCAAGGCACTCAACGCTTTGGTGCGAATGCGAAGCGGTGTAGAGGATAAGGACGGAAGCGCACTTATGGAGGCGGTATTTAGTCCGAAAAATCCTATTCTAAAATTTAATCAGTTAGCGGACACTTCAGATATTGATGAGCAAAAAGGATTTATGATGATGTTGTCAGGCGCTGTTGCTGGTTTGAGAAATCCGCGCGCCCATAAAATTATTAAAGACGACCCAGAAATGGCGTTGGAATTTATCGCTTATGTTAGCTTACTCGCCAAGCTGGTGGACAAAAGCACAAAATAATTATGTCTATAACAATTACCTATTTTGTCCACGGAACGACAACAGATAATGAAAAAGAAATTTCATCCGGTTGGTTTGATGTTGAACTTTCCGATTTGGGCGTTAAACAATCAATCGAATTAAAAGATAAAATCAAAGACAAAAAGTTTGATGTTGTGTTTTGTTCTGATTTAAAACGAGCTGTTAATTCAGCAAAACTGACTTTTGAGGGAGTTGTGCAAATTATCCCTGACAAAAGATTGCGAGAGTGCAACTACGGAAAATACAACGCCCAGTCTTCGGCAATCGTGGAGCCAATGCAAGAAAACCACATTATTGAAAAATTTCCTGAAGGTGAAAGTTATGAAGATGTAAAAATGAGAATAGCTGATTTTCTTGAATTTTTAAAGAAAAATTATGACGGAAAATCAGTCGCGATAGTCGCACACAAAGCGCCACAACTTGCTTTAGATGTTTTATTGAAAAACAAAACTTGGGAACAAGCTTTTGCCGAAGATTGGCGAAAAACAAAATCGTGGAAACCGGGCTGGGATTATGATATAAAATAAAGGCGGTGCGCCAACTTCGTTGGCACGAAAAATTGCGGCGGCGAAAAAAGAAGAGGCGAAAGCGAGGGCGGGCAAAAATTCCTTCCCCCCAACCCCCTTCCTTTTTGCGCGCCCGAGCGTTCAGTTTTTGTTCTGCCGCGCGAAGCGCGGCAATCAGTCAGGATTTTGTTCAAAATGGGTTCTGACTTTTTCCAACAAACACCACCAAAGTTAACTTATTGCCTTGTTTTAAATATTTATTCTTCTCTTTTTATAGCGGGAATTTTTAAAATTGAATTAAAAATCAATTTCACTAATTTTTCCGTAATTTATTTTTTTTCAAAAATATGGTACGCTTATCTGAAAGAAAATAAATCTAAAATGGATAAAGAACTTATAAACTTAAGAAAAGAAATTGATAAATGCGACAGGGAATTAATTAATATTTTATCTCTGCGGTTTAAAATTGGGAAAAGAATAGGGGAGTATAAGAGAAAAAATGAAATGAATCGGGAAGATAAAAAAAGAGAGAAAGAAATGCTCTTAATAAGAAAAAAATGGGGAAATAAAAAAGGCCTTGATTCTTTTTTTATAGAAAGATTTTTTAATAATATTTTTAAAGAAATTAAAAAAAATCATAAAAAAATATTTGGAAAATTATAATGGAATTTTTAAAGGATTTAGAAATAATTTGGGATTATCTTAAAAATTATAAAAAGAGAGTTTTTTTCTTAGCTCTCCTTGCTGTTTTTTTTGCTGTTTTTGAGGGGCTTGTTCCATATATTTACGGAAAAATGGTAGATATGGTTTTGCTCGATTCTCCTTTTTTCTTAATCCTTTTTCTGGTAGGAATATGGGCTTTAACGAGCATACTGTCAGAATTATCAAAAAGAATAGTATCCCTAAGAGGATCTTATCTATCCGTAGAAGCAATGGGAGATTTTGTTTTTAAAATATTTTCCTCTCTTATTTATCTGCCACTTTCGTTCCATAAAGAAAAAAACACAGGAGATATTGTTTCCAGAATTACCAGAGCAGGAGACGCTCTTCAATTTATAATGGGAGATACTATTTTTTGGATAATTCCCCGTTTTTTAACGGTCATAATAGGGCTTGCTATTCTTTTTTTCATTAACTGGCAGCTTTCTTTGGGCGCTCTTTTAATTTTTATTCTTTCCGGAACGATTTCCATTTTAAGAACTCCTCTTCTTATAGAAAATCAAAAATCTTTTAATAAGAAGATTGATGTTGCAGCCGGCATATTAAATGATTCTTTTATTAATATCCAAACGATTAAGTCGTCAGGAGCGGAATATTTTCAAAAAGAAAAAATAAAAAAAATATATGAAGAAGAAATAAATCCTTCATATAAAAAAGTGGTTTTGAGCTGGGAAAATACTGAATTTTTACAAGAACTTTTTTTCTCCCTCGGCTTTATGGGAATTTTTGCCTATGCCGTTTTTTTAACCGGAAAAGGGGATATATCACAAGGTACTTTAGTGATGTTTTTGGGTTATTTAAATTTAATAAGAATGCCTCTTAAGTTTCTACTTTGGCAATGGCTGTCTTTACAAAAATCCCTCGCAAGAATAAAAAGAGCAAGAGAGTTCTTTAAAATAACGCCTGAAAAATACAACAAAAAAGGAAAATTAATTAAAGAACTGAAAGGAAAGGTGGAATATAAAAATGTTTTCTTTTCTTATAGCGAAAGAAAAAATGTTCTCAAGAATATAAGTTTTTCAACTTTGCCAGGACAGAAAGTCGCTCTTGTTGGAGGAAGCGGGGAAGGAAAGACAACAATGGTTGATCTTCTCTCTTTATATTTTGTTCCCAAAAAAGGAAAAATTCTAATAGACGGCATTGATACAAAGCATCTTAACCTTAATTTTCTTAGAAAAATAATAGCATATGTTCCTCAAGATATTGTACTGTTTAACGACAGCATAAAAAACAATATTCTTTACGGAAATCCGGAAGCAACAAAAGAAGAGCTTTTAAGAGCGGCAAGAGCGGCTAATATATCACACTTTATTGAGACCCTCCCTAGAAAATATAATACAATTGTGGGGGAAAGAGGAATAAAGCTTTCTACAGGACAAAAGCAGCGCCTCGCAATTGCAAGGGCTATAATTCGAAACCCAAAAATTCTTATTTTAGACGAAGCAACCTCTTCTTTGGATGTAAAGTCCGAAAAACTAATTCAGGAAGCATTGGAAAACCTAATAAAGAACAAAACAACTTTTATAATTGCCCATCGCCTTAGCACGGTAAGAAAAGCGGATAAAATTCTGGTTATAGAGAAAGGAGAAATAGTTGAAGAAGGAACTCACGATGAACTTATAAAAAGAAAGGGAATGTACTATAATCTTTATCAGCTTCAGTTTACAAAGAAAAGGATTAAATTAAGATTATAAAAGTTTTCCACAGTTTCTCTTTTATTTATTTTTTTTAATGTTATAATAAAATTGGCTTTTAAAAAGGTCGAAATTCTCAAAAAAAATAAACAAAAAAAATATGCTTATAGATTGGTACGAACCTACAGCTGCAGCTATCTTGGGATTATGGCAAGGATTTCTTGTCTTTATTCCAAAACTTACCGGCAGCTTATTAGTTTTTCTCATTGGTTGGATTATAGCCGCAGGGCTTGGAAAGCTTGTAGCTGAAATTTTAAGAAAATTAGGCCTTAATTCTGTTTTTGAAAAGGAATCATGGAAAGAGGCAATAGAGAAGGCCGAGCTTAAAATAGACGTTGCAGGATTTATCGGATCAATATTCAAATGGGTTCTTGTAATCGTTTTCCTTCTTGCTGCAATTGAAATATTAGGTCTCAGGCAATTCGCTGACTTTATTGTCAGTGTTTTAAATTACCTGCCCAACGTTTTAGTTGCTGCAATAATGTTCGTTGTTGCGATAATTATTGCCGATTTTTTGGAAAAAATTACAAAGGCCTCAGTTGAAAGAGTATGGTCCGGATATGGCAATCTTTTGGGCACTTTGGTAAGGTGGTCAATTTGGATTTTCGCCGTTTTGACTATTCTTTATCAATTAAAAATTGCTCCTGAATTAATCCTCATATTATTCACAGGAGTTGTTGCCCTTATTACCGTTGCCGGAGGTATTGCTTTCGGAATCGGCGGAAAAGATATTGCAGCAGAATTTCTTTCAGACATTAAGAAAAAACTGGAAAAGAAATAAAGGAAACGCATCTGAATTTTAAAAACTGGCCCTACAAAGGGCCGGTTTTTTTATTATTAAAAGATTGAAATTAAAAATATACGTGCTATAAAAAAGAAAAGCTCTTTTTTGTCTTATTTAACGAAAGGGGAATGTCATGTCCGAAAAAAAGAATAACGCTGTTGCCGTTGCCGTTAGTATTGCTTTTTTTTGGTTTTTGATTATTCAGCTTCAAGATTTTGGCAAAGAAAAAAGAATAGAAATCTTGAAAAAAGAAGTAATTGAATATTGCAACGATATTGCCAATAATCCAGCTCTTTTAAATCTCCCTGACTATTCTGAAAATTTGCCAGAAAAGTCCGCAAAAGTTTATGAAGCCATGAAAAAAATAGACGATCTTCTTTCAAAGATACGCGAAAGAAAATTAGAAATTGAAGAAGTAGAAGTTCTTTTTGAAAACAGAAAAAAAGACATGAATATTGCAATTGAAAATTTTTCTAAAGAAAAATAAATCTTTTTTTCTCTTTGTTTTTGCCCCAGAAATTGCATTTTCGGGGCTTTTATTTTCTCTATTTTAAAAACAATATTTGAACCTTGACACTCTTTTTTTAATTTGTTAAGATTGAGGCGGAATGATAAGAAAAAGGAAAAACTATAAAAACCAATATAGGAGCGGCTAGCCCACAGCTTTATTTTTTGGAAATTAAAGCCGCCTCTAGAGCGGTTTTTTTAGTAATTAAGGATTGGACTTTGACAATTGAATAAATAATTACAACCGTTAATTATTAGCCAACCTATTAAGTTAATTAATTTTTAAGAGCAAATGGTGGATGCCTAGGGATATCGAGACGATGAAGGACGTGGCGTGACTGCGATAAGCTTCGGGGAGGCGTTTAGCAGCCTTTGATCCGGAGATTTCCGAATGGGGAAACCCAGTGCGGCTTAATCCGCATTATTGCGTATTTTACGCAAAGTGATACCCGCTGAAGTGAAACATCTCAGTAAGCGGAGGAAAAGAAAATAAAATATTATTCCCTAAGTAGCGGCGAGCGAAAAGGGAGGAGCCTAAACCTTTTTTGTTTACAAAAAAGGGGTTGAAAGGTAGATACGTTTTGGAGCGTAAGCTTTGAACGGAGTAAAATAATGGAATTTCGTTAGTCAAAAGTTTCTGGAAAGAACTGCCAGAGAGGGTGAAAGCCCCGTAGACGAAAACGATTTCATGCTCCCAGTATCTATTCTTAAGTACCTCGAGGAATGAAAACCTTGTGGGAAGCTGGCTGAACTATACAGCCAAGGCTAAATACTACGATATCACCGATAGTGAACTAGTACCGTGAGGGAAAGGTGAAAAGCAGGGAGGTGATCCCGTTGAAATAGAACCTGAAACCATTATGCTCACAAGGAGTCAGAGCCGGGCGGTAAATTTTGGATTGGTCTTTTATTTGTTATTCTCTAAAATGAGAAATCTAAAATTTACTGCCTGGTGATGGCGTGCCTATTGAAGAATGAGCCAACGACTTACTGTATGCAGCTTGCTTAAGTCCTTACGGGACGAAAGCGTAGCGAAAGCGAGTGTTAATAGCGCGTTTTGTTGTATATAGTAGACCCGAAGCCAGACGAGCTTGCCATGGCCAGGATGAACTCCAGAGAAATCTGGGGGGAGGTCCGAACCCGTAGGTCGTGCAATACCTTGGGATGAGCTGTGGTAAGGAGTGAAAAGCTAATCGAGTCTGGGAATAGCTGGTTCTCCCCGAAATAGCTTTAGGGCTAGCGTCGATAATTAGAAGTTGGAGGTAGAGCACTGAATGGAATTACTTGGGCTTTGCTCAGTCTTTCCAATCAAACTCCGAATACCAATTTTGCAATATCGATAGTCAGACTGTGGGGGCTAAGCTCCATGGTCGAAAGGGAAACAGCCCGGACCTTAATCTAAGGCCCCAAAATCAAGCTAAGTGCTTTCAAGGAAGTAAGATTCCAGAGATAGTTAGGAGGTTAGCTTAGAAGCAGCTATCCTTTAAAAAGTGCGTAATAGCTTACTAATTAAGGAATTTTGCGCCAAAAATTTACGGGGCTAAAGCTTGATGCCGAAGATAAGGCTTTGTAAAATATTTATATTTTATGAGGGGTAGGGGAGCGTCCTTAATACATTGAAGCCAAATTGTAAAGTTTGGTGGAGCGTTAAGGAGTGAGAATGTTGGCACGAGTAACCGCAATGCAGGTGAGAGTCCTGCACACCGAAAACCTAAGGTTTCCTTGGCAATGACAATCATCCAAGGGTTAGGCGGACCTAAGGGAAAGCCGAAAGGCGTACTCGATGGACAGCCGGTTAATATTCCGGCCCTATGGC
The nucleotide sequence above comes from Candidatus Paceibacterota bacterium. Encoded proteins:
- a CDS encoding helix-turn-helix transcriptional regulator — encoded protein: MTSGKTISENIKKLRAKLGLTQDDLAKKADIKYTTLMKVESGTVNKPSVQTMAKIAKALGVSIEDLL
- a CDS encoding HNH endonuclease signature motif containing protein — encoded protein: MKEDLQKIIEQFTDYLLPILTPYEAGLYIFLLRNSFIKNGSREIRIGKRTIADNLGASRGEKTNYAHVTKLVNGLEEKSCIKIGDTTREGTLYSVFLPEEIPSVKEKLSIVADATEEDYFTDPEKRKEIFKRDKYICHYCGEKVTPENATLDHLTPQCKGEGHTKENLKTSCLVCNSIKSGKTYEEAAPYLLKSIQERKVRNNNH
- a CDS encoding TIGR02391 family protein, whose protein sequence is MAKTKQPQLIEANLSYQQMEAAIPKIERRIADLEGFDVDSVNDRSDARIDALEKSLDALLVSIFGAGTVEYERYHWQVTRLDTASINMMHQTPIHEVREGLHRGISTAKAHLETIKKGFLEELGDAGLTSAGKTLKAYEGLELHPEIERAVGNLYRDGHYANAVEDATKALNALVRMRSGVEDKDGSALMEAVFSPKNPILKFNQLADTSDIDEQKGFMMMLSGAVAGLRNPRAHKIIKDDPEMALEFIAYVSLLAKLVDKSTK
- a CDS encoding histidine phosphatase family protein; the protein is MSITITYFVHGTTTDNEKEISSGWFDVELSDLGVKQSIELKDKIKDKKFDVVFCSDLKRAVNSAKLTFEGVVQIIPDKRLRECNYGKYNAQSSAIVEPMQENHIIEKFPEGESYEDVKMRIADFLEFLKKNYDGKSVAIVAHKAPQLALDVLLKNKTWEQAFAEDWRKTKSWKPGWDYDIK
- a CDS encoding chorismate mutase produces the protein MGSDFFQQTPPKLTYCLVLNIYSSLFIAGIFKIELKINFTNFSVIYFFSKIWYAYLKENKSKMDKELINLRKEIDKCDRELINILSLRFKIGKRIGEYKRKNEMNREDKKREKEMLLIRKKWGNKKGLDSFFIERFFNNIFKEIKKNHKKIFGKL
- a CDS encoding ABC transporter ATP-binding protein, which produces MEFLKDLEIIWDYLKNYKKRVFFLALLAVFFAVFEGLVPYIYGKMVDMVLLDSPFFLILFLVGIWALTSILSELSKRIVSLRGSYLSVEAMGDFVFKIFSSLIYLPLSFHKEKNTGDIVSRITRAGDALQFIMGDTIFWIIPRFLTVIIGLAILFFINWQLSLGALLIFILSGTISILRTPLLIENQKSFNKKIDVAAGILNDSFINIQTIKSSGAEYFQKEKIKKIYEEEINPSYKKVVLSWENTEFLQELFFSLGFMGIFAYAVFLTGKGDISQGTLVMFLGYLNLIRMPLKFLLWQWLSLQKSLARIKRAREFFKITPEKYNKKGKLIKELKGKVEYKNVFFSYSERKNVLKNISFSTLPGQKVALVGGSGEGKTTMVDLLSLYFVPKKGKILIDGIDTKHLNLNFLRKIIAYVPQDIVLFNDSIKNNILYGNPEATKEELLRAARAANISHFIETLPRKYNTIVGERGIKLSTGQKQRLAIARAIIRNPKILILDEATSSLDVKSEKLIQEALENLIKNKTTFIIAHRLSTVRKADKILVIEKGEIVEEGTHDELIKRKGMYYNLYQLQFTKKRIKLRL